Part of the uncultured Anaeromusa sp. genome is shown below.
TTTACCAAGAACCATAAAGAGCTGGTTTGGAACTTTTTGCAGCCCTATCTAGTATCGACCAAGGAATATGAAATTCGCTTTGGCGTAGTCATGCTGCTTAGTTTTTTCATTGAAGAAGAATATATCGATCCAGTGTTGCTTCGTTTGAACGCCCTGCAGCACGAGGGATATTATGCAAAAATGGCGGTGGCTTGGGCGCTTTCACTATGCTATGTGAAATTTCCAGAGACCACATGGGGGTATTTGCAAAGTAGTCAATTAGATACGTTTACGTATAACAAAGCATTGCAAAAAATTACAGAGTCTTATCGGGTGGATGCAGAAAGTAAAATCAAAATTCGCAGTATGAGGCGCAAGTAATTCAATTTATTCTTTGTACGCATCTGAGAGGTTTTTCGCAGGAGAACCTGGAATATTGAGGAAAGAGCATGAAATGAGATGTTTTTCCAAATAAAGAAGCCCTATGAGTTCTGGCTAATGCAAAGGAGCTGCAGAAATGTTAAAAAGCAAGCACTATAATGCTCGCGGTCTGTTTTTTTCGGAGAGGCTGACAACGGTGCTGAGGAAAATCCCAGACTATTTTTTGACGATTGTTGAAGCGCCCATGGGGTATGGGAAAACAACGGCGGTAAAAGAATATTTAAACCAAGCGGAAATCGAGTGGTTGTGGCAAACCGTATACGATCAGGAAACTGCACATTTCTGGCATGATTTTTGTCAACTCGTAGCTTCTATTGATGGCGAATGCGCTTGCAAACTGGAAGAACTGGGGATGCCGGATGATGCTGTGACTCGCAGAGCTGCGGTGCAGCTTCTTGAAGGTGTTAAGCTCAACCATGCAGTTGTGCTGGTGATTGACGACTATCATTTACTGCAGGATGAAAATGTTCATGAGTTTATTGTGCTGTTGGCAAGAAAAGAGCTTCCGCATTTACACTTGGTCCTTACGACGCGGGCGGCTGCCTTAGATGCTCTTGACGAACTAAAGCTTAAGGGGATTGCCCAGCATATTACACAAGGCGCTTTAGAATTGACGCCGACGGAAATTATCCGTTATTACAAGACTTGCGGTGTTTCCTTGAAAAAAGAAGAGGCTGACAGGCTGTACCTTTATACGGAAGGCTGGATCAGCGCGTTGTATTTATGTTTACTGGAATTTTTGCAAGAAGGGCGGGTAGAGAAACCGGCTACCATGCAGGACCTTTTGGCGCGGGTGGTATATCAGCCATTAACAGAAGAACTAAAAGAGTTTTTGCTCTGTATTTGTTTGTTTCCGAGTCTTACCGAAGCTCAAGCGCAAGCTATGTGGCGTCAGGATGATGCTGCGGCGCTGCTGCGGCAATTGTTGGCGCAGAATGCTTTTACGCAGTTCAATGCGCGGACGCGCACCTATCAGATACATACGATCTTTGTCGAATACTTGCGAAGGCTTTTTGCTGCCCAAGAAGAGACGGTGAGGCGGGAAATCTGGAGACGGGCTGGACTTTGGTATGTAGAGACGGAAGACTATCGAGCGGCTATGAACTCTTTTTATCAGGCTGGTGATTTTGAGGGATTGCTGACTGCGCTGGAACGCGATAAAGGCAACAGCATTAACAGCGAGTACAAGGATACAATCATTCGTTATTTTGAGGAGTGCCCCCAGGGGATTCGGGCGCAGCATCCTGTTGCGGGCGTGCTTTTTTGCCGGGAACTGTTGTTGTTTGGAGAAATGGAACGGTTTTGTCAATATGCTCAGGAGTTGACGGAGGATCTCAACCGTATTGAGGATGCTACAAAGAGAAATTGGTTGCAAGGAGAAATGGAACTTGTAGGCATGTTCACGAAATATAACGACATTGCGGCGATGGCAGAGCATATCAAAAAGGCGCATGCTTTATTGCCGGGAGTCTCTCGTTTGAGTGATCACAATACGCCGTGGACGTTAGGCTCACCTTCCATTCTCTACATGTTTTATCGGGAAAAAGGAAGGCTCCAGCAGCATGCGCAAACGCTACTGGAGGCTATGCCTTCTTACTATGCGTTGACGAACGGTCATGGCGCTGGTGTGGAGCATGTGATGCAAGGAGAGCTGCATTATGGGCAAGGCGACTTTGAAAGTGCCGAAATCAGCAGTCATAAGGCGTTAGAGTTGGCTAGAAGCGGCAAGCAGATTGGCAGTATAGTCAGCGTGCTGTTTCTCCAATTGCGTCTGGCTTTTCAACGAGGAGATCTGCAGACGGTACAAGCTCTACTGGAAGAGATGTATACTGAGATTCAGCTCAGCAGGCAGTCTTTATACTTGCATACGGCCGATTTGTGCGGGGCTTTTGTTGCGGCGCAGTTAAAGCAGCCGGAAAATATTGCGCCCTGGATTCGCCAAGGGGAGTTTTTTTCAAGCCGTCTTCTTTTTCCAGCCCAAGGTTACTTCAACATCATTTATGGTCAGGTTCTATTAGTTGCAGGAGAAGAACGAAAGCTGCTAGGTATTTCGGAACAGCTGTTGGAGACTGCGGCTTTATTTCCGAATCTGCTGGCTCAGATTTATCTCTACATTTATATTGCGGCGGCTAATGAAAAGTTGTTTCGTAGGGAGGCTGCAAGGAAGGCGCTGACTTCTGCGTTAGATCTAGCGATTCCAGACGGTCTGCTGATGCCTTTTGTGGAAAATGCCGTCTATATAGAGCGCCTTCTTGATGAAGCTGTTCGTGGGAGTTATCGTGAAAAAGGGACCGAGTTTGCAACGCTGATACAACACTATCAAAAGTCGCTGCTGCGGATGCAGCAGGAACTAGGCTCTGATGCTGGCAAGCCCGAACTGACCCAGCGGGAGCAAGAAATTGTAGTTCTGGCGACAGAAGGACTGACGAACCGAGAGATTGGTGTAGAATTAGGGATTTCCGAAAACACGGTGAAGACACAGCTTAAACGTATTTTTGAAAAACTTGGTATTCGTTCACGGGCGTTGTTGATAAAAAATTAAAGAACTGTCACCCGTTGGGTGATAGAAGCGGCCAAAGCTTCCCTATACAATTAAGGTATAGGGAAGCTTTTTTTGAGGAGGATGATGGATTTGCTGCGTATTGTTAAGGTAATAGCCAAACCGTATTGGCTGGAAATATTCTTTGATAATCAGGCTACTGTCATTTTGAATATGGAGCCAAGGCTAAAGAGTCTTCGCTTTGCAGAACTAAAGGAACCGGCTGTGTTTGAACAGGCGGTCACCGATGGACAGTATATTCGCTGGGGTAACCAAGTGGAGATTTCGGTAAGCGAAATATTTCATTTGGCGCAAAAATAAGTAAGGGTGCTAAAGAGCGTGGTGTATGTGAAAAGAAAATAATGAAGGAGGCGCGTCATGAATTTTGTAAAAAGAAAAATATTGTTGATGATGGTGTTGTTGGTTATGGTGGCTTTGCCAAGCGTGGCCTTGGCGGGGACCCAGGATTTTGTTTTGGTTAATAATTCTCCCTTTAATATGGTCGGTTTTTGGGTGGCTTCAGCTAATAGCGACAATTGGGAGGAAAATTTGTTGGACGGCGTATACTTGCCGCCTAATTCCAGTGTGGACATTTCTTTTGAAAATTCAAACAACGTCGAGTGGTGGAACTTCCGTGTCAAAGACAGCAGCGGCAAAGTTTGGAAATGGGAGAAAAACGATTACAATTTGAATCAAATAGGGGAGATAACCTACTACTACAAAAGTTCAGGCGGAGCGGCAATCAGCTATAAGTGAAGCAAGGCGCTGGCGGCTATCTTGGTTACCCCAGGAATATATGAATTACGGGGAGACTATTGCGGGACTATTACGAGGAGGCTGTTTGCATGTGGTTGCAAGTAACAAAAAAGTGGTTGTTAATGGGATTGATTGTGGTGGCGGCAAGCCTTGTAACTACGCCGGCAGCTGCTTTTAAACTTACGGTGGCCAATCAGTTTGACAAACAAAAAAGCATTTCTTTACTTTACTTTGATGAAAGTGTAGAAAAATGGCTTTGCGTCGGTTGGTATAATGTGCTTGCGGGAGAAGAACGGGAAATTTCCATTCCTAAATCGCAAAATCTGCCTTATGCCTTTGCCTATAGCGCAGCTTGGCAAGGCGGGGACAAAAGTGATAATATGCAGATGATTGTGCCTAAAGGAAAGTTTCGTTACTATCAAGATGAAGATTTTCCGGCTGAAGCGGATGCCAAGTTGGTGACTTTTGGAAAATTTGAGATTAGTAATGGCGTGGCGCGGATTTCACTAGGGAATGAAAAGAATACAGCACCAGCGCAGACTGCATCGAAACGTATGGGCAGTAAAATTGTTGAATTGGCAATGCAGCTGAAGGGCAAGCCATATGTGTGGGGCGGTTCTTCACCAGCCAATGGTTTTGATTGTTCCGGCTTTACTTATTACGTACTGGGACAGTTGGGGATTTCGATTGAACGTACAGCGGACTTGCAGTATCATCGGCAAGAGGCAATCGGCCTCAAAGACTTATTGCCGGGAGATTTGGTGTTCTTTGCCTGGAATGGCGGGGACGCGGAGCATGTGGGTATTTATCTTGGCAATGGGAAGTATATTGATGCGCAAAACACCGTTGGAGCAGGGCCTGGAGCCACTGGCGAGGTAATGATAAGCGCTTTTGACAATTGGAATAAAAAGTATTTTATAGGGGGACGGCGCTTTCGCTAAGCCGCAACTGAGCGTATGAGCGTTTCTATTGACGGCGGCATGACCCCAAAGAGATTTAACGTTGAATAAAAAAATCCCCGGGTGACGCTAAGCGTAGCTGAGCGTTTCCCGGGGATTTTGAAGTTGTTAATAACGACGCGACACAAAGGTTCGATACAAAATATAGAGATAGGAGCCAAGAAATACGCACCAAAGGAAAACCGTATGGCGCAGAAAATACTCGGACCAATATGCGCCCACAAGGATACCTAGTGAGATAAGCGTGAGTTTTAAAAATCCAAAATCCACGAGGGAATAATTTCTAGCAGAACGCAGAGCGCGGTTAAGCCAACGTTTCATGGTCATCCCCTCCCTTCACTATGAAATTTTATCTTCTTGCTTTTCGAGAATATCTCTTTACTTATAGTATACTCTTTTAGCCAAGAAGATGGAATAATATAGCAAGAACTTAAAGGGGTTTGTAAAAAGATCTCGAAGAGAATACATGGTATTTTATTGAGCAATTAACGTTAGTTTTCAGATGCAGGAGAATGCGAATGAAGCAGAGCGAGAGGATTTATGGAAATCCGCCGGGCATTGGCTGCTCCGTTTCCCGGATGGATGCAAAGACGAAGGTGACCGGTCAAGAAGTGTATGCCGCAGACCATTATCCGAACGGGTGCTTATGGGCAGGGGTAAAGCGCTCTTCCCAAACTCATGCTCGTCTTATCGAGGTGGATTTGGAAGTCGCCCGGCAATTGCCAGGGGTAGTGGCGGTACTGACCAGCCGGGATATAGAAGGCAGCAATCGCTTGGGGATTTTTGAAAAAGATCAGCCGATTTTAGCAGAAGATATTGTGCGCTATTGCGGTGAGGCGATAGCCTTAGTGGTAGCGGAAAGCAAGGACGCGTTAGAGCAGGCGTTGAAAGCCATTCGAATTGAATATGAAAAGTTGGAGGCGGTGCTGGATTTGCATTTGGCGTTGCAACCAGAAAGTCCGGTGCTTCATTCTGGGCGTGCAGACGGCAATGTGCTGCTGCGCGATGAGATTTGCTGCGGTCGCGGCGCGGCGGCGTTGTCTGAATGCGCATTCTCTGTAGACGTGTCTGTTGAGGTCAATTGGCAGGATCATGCGTTTTTGGAAACCGAAGCGGGCATGGCCCAAGTTGAGGAAGATGGCTCCATTACCCTGGTGGTGGCTACGCAAACTCCTTTTCGGGATCGGTTGGAGCTGGGGGAAGCCCTCAAAGTGATACCGCAAAAGCTGCATATCATGGCGCCGTATCTAGGCGGCGCTTTTGGCGGCAAGGACGGCATTACGGTGCAGGGCTTTTTAGTATTGGCGGCGTTGCATGCCGGCGGACGGCCGGTGCGCATGCAGTATACGAGGGAAGAACGCTTTGTGGCCGGCACCAAGAGGCATCCGGCGCAGATGAACTATCGCCTGGGGTGTGATCGCGAAGGACAGCTGCAAGCGTTAGACTGTGAACTTTTATTTGATACAGGCGCTTACGCCGCGATGGGGGCGGAAGTATTCGCGCTGGCCATGGAACACGCCGGAGGGCCTTATGGCATTCCTAATTCGCGTATTTCCGGCGCAGTTGTTTATACCAATAATCCTCTTGCCAGCGCTTTTCGCGGTTTTGGCGTACCCCAAGCGGCGGCCGGCATTGAGCAGGCGATGGATGAACTGGCAAAACGTGCAGGCTTTGATCCCCTGGAGTTTCGTTTGCGAAATGCAGTGCAGCGGGGCGGCATAACTCCTGCGGGCGTACGGCTTTCCCAAAGCGTCGGGTTAACAGAATGTTTAAAGAAGCTGGCGGCGCATCCTTTGTGGACGCAGCGCCGAGCTTGGCGCGAAGAGGCGCCTGCTTTTAAGCGAAGGGGAGTGGGTATAGCCGCCTGCTATCATGCCGTAGGCTTTGGTCCGATTATTCCGGATTATGCTAATGCTAAGCTGGAACTGAAAGCGAATGGCCGCCTGCGCGTGTATGCCGGGGTTGCGGATATGGGGCAGGGCAACGCTTCAACCTATTTGCAGATCGCGGGGCATTTGCTGTCTCAAGATATGGAAGAGATGGAATTGGTGCTGCCGGATACGTCTCAAACGCTGCCTTCTTGCTCTTCTTCGGCCAGCAGGACGACTTTTACCTATGGCAAGGCCTTGGAAGGGGCGGCGGCAATATTGAAGGAGCGCCTTTTGGCGCGGGCCGTGATGCTTTTTACCTTTCAATTTTTAGAACAAGTGCATGGGGATGATTTACTGCTTTGTCCGGGGAAAATTATTCATCAACCTTCGGGCCGGGAAGTGCCTTTGGCTTTACTGGCTGGCTTTATGGATCCAAGCGAGCGGACGGTTACTTATAGCTATACCTGTCCGGTAAA
Proteins encoded:
- a CDS encoding DNA alkylation repair protein; its protein translation is MNYSIRETLEGMAEPKYQQFAAALLPNVENLLGVRLPLLRKLAQKIAKEDWRSYLKSAEVCYFEETMLQGMVLGYAKADAEELLFFVGDFVPRIDNWSVCDSFCSGLKFTKNHKELVWNFLQPYLVSTKEYEIRFGVVMLLSFFIEEEYIDPVLLRLNALQHEGYYAKMAVAWALSLCYVKFPETTWGYLQSSQLDTFTYNKALQKITESYRVDAESKIKIRSMRRK
- a CDS encoding LuxR C-terminal-related transcriptional regulator translates to MLKSKHYNARGLFFSERLTTVLRKIPDYFLTIVEAPMGYGKTTAVKEYLNQAEIEWLWQTVYDQETAHFWHDFCQLVASIDGECACKLEELGMPDDAVTRRAAVQLLEGVKLNHAVVLVIDDYHLLQDENVHEFIVLLARKELPHLHLVLTTRAAALDALDELKLKGIAQHITQGALELTPTEIIRYYKTCGVSLKKEEADRLYLYTEGWISALYLCLLEFLQEGRVEKPATMQDLLARVVYQPLTEELKEFLLCICLFPSLTEAQAQAMWRQDDAAALLRQLLAQNAFTQFNARTRTYQIHTIFVEYLRRLFAAQEETVRREIWRRAGLWYVETEDYRAAMNSFYQAGDFEGLLTALERDKGNSINSEYKDTIIRYFEECPQGIRAQHPVAGVLFCRELLLFGEMERFCQYAQELTEDLNRIEDATKRNWLQGEMELVGMFTKYNDIAAMAEHIKKAHALLPGVSRLSDHNTPWTLGSPSILYMFYREKGRLQQHAQTLLEAMPSYYALTNGHGAGVEHVMQGELHYGQGDFESAEISSHKALELARSGKQIGSIVSVLFLQLRLAFQRGDLQTVQALLEEMYTEIQLSRQSLYLHTADLCGAFVAAQLKQPENIAPWIRQGEFFSSRLLFPAQGYFNIIYGQVLLVAGEERKLLGISEQLLETAALFPNLLAQIYLYIYIAAANEKLFRREAARKALTSALDLAIPDGLLMPFVENAVYIERLLDEAVRGSYREKGTEFATLIQHYQKSLLRMQQELGSDAGKPELTQREQEIVVLATEGLTNREIGVELGISENTVKTQLKRIFEKLGIRSRALLIKN
- a CDS encoding DUF2442 domain-containing protein, translating into MMDLLRIVKVIAKPYWLEIFFDNQATVILNMEPRLKSLRFAELKEPAVFEQAVTDGQYIRWGNQVEISVSEIFHLAQK
- a CDS encoding NlpC/P60 family protein, with amino-acid sequence MWLQVTKKWLLMGLIVVAASLVTTPAAAFKLTVANQFDKQKSISLLYFDESVEKWLCVGWYNVLAGEEREISIPKSQNLPYAFAYSAAWQGGDKSDNMQMIVPKGKFRYYQDEDFPAEADAKLVTFGKFEISNGVARISLGNEKNTAPAQTASKRMGSKIVELAMQLKGKPYVWGGSSPANGFDCSGFTYYVLGQLGISIERTADLQYHRQEAIGLKDLLPGDLVFFAWNGGDAEHVGIYLGNGKYIDAQNTVGAGPGATGEVMISAFDNWNKKYFIGGRRFR
- a CDS encoding xanthine dehydrogenase family protein molybdopterin-binding subunit; the encoded protein is MKQSERIYGNPPGIGCSVSRMDAKTKVTGQEVYAADHYPNGCLWAGVKRSSQTHARLIEVDLEVARQLPGVVAVLTSRDIEGSNRLGIFEKDQPILAEDIVRYCGEAIALVVAESKDALEQALKAIRIEYEKLEAVLDLHLALQPESPVLHSGRADGNVLLRDEICCGRGAAALSECAFSVDVSVEVNWQDHAFLETEAGMAQVEEDGSITLVVATQTPFRDRLELGEALKVIPQKLHIMAPYLGGAFGGKDGITVQGFLVLAALHAGGRPVRMQYTREERFVAGTKRHPAQMNYRLGCDREGQLQALDCELLFDTGAYAAMGAEVFALAMEHAGGPYGIPNSRISGAVVYTNNPLASAFRGFGVPQAAAGIEQAMDELAKRAGFDPLEFRLRNAVQRGGITPAGVRLSQSVGLTECLKKLAAHPLWTQRRAWREEAPAFKRRGVGIAACYHAVGFGPIIPDYANAKLELKANGRLRVYAGVADMGQGNASTYLQIAGHLLSQDMEEMELVLPDTSQTLPSCSSSASRTTFTYGKALEGAAAILKERLLARAVMLFTFQFLEQVHGDDLLLCPGKIIHQPSGREVPLALLAGFMDPSERTVTYSYTCPVNKQVPETGKKLRKHGFPHRVFAYGAQLVRLEVDTLSGEVTVCDFLNCIDAGNVLNPQVFEQQIQGGAAQGIGYALFEDFVLQAGEVRTRDFSTYILPTALDLPALETVTANIYEDDGPFGMKGAGEISIDGVLPAIANGLASITENRLAQGTLTGEKVLAALRQAGLEAVR